The following is a genomic window from Gigantopelta aegis isolate Gae_Host chromosome 5, Gae_host_genome, whole genome shotgun sequence.
AAGTGTCCATGTCGACAAGCATACATTATTGGTGTACGTCTAAATTGCCCTGGTTGATTAATATCCATGCCCTTATCTAGAAGAATTTTCACTGTCTTAAGATTCCCAGATTTACAAGCCAGATGTAAGCAGGAATCAGTATTACACTTCAATGAGGTGTCTCCCCCGTTCTCGAgacaaaactttacaaattcGGGATATCCATATCTGCAAGCATATAACAACGGCGTTCTATCATGCTCTCCCTTCTCGTTTATGTTGACACCGTTTTCAAGGAATATTTTTGCCACATTTATGTGTCCACCACGAGCAGCGAGATGAAGTGCGCATGCTCTTTCTTCATCCATAATATTAATGTCGGCACCAGCTTTTAGCAGTATGTCAGCCACTTTTTCATGGCCAAGTCTGCTTGCGTACATTAAAGGAGTTCTTCCAAGTTCACCACGAGCATCTACTGGACATCCTAATTTCAGAAACCTTTTCACAACATCGCAATGGGCATGGATGCTTGCTTGATGTAAAAGACCATCGTTTTGGCCACCAAGAAAAGGATTGTTTGACAAATTCTGGTCCTTTCTCTCACTTGGAACAGACAATGCATGCATATGTTTTTCTGCATTCGATTCAGTTTGCAGTATATCTCCAATTGTTGCTGATCTAACACGATCAAGGACAAAACTGGATGTACAGTTTTCAGTGAGGACATCCAGCGATCTGGTATTACCACTTATGGCACATCCAAGAAATCCTTCAAGTAATTCATCTTCCTCAAAGCTGCAATGTCCAAATATAACGTTCACAATATATGGTGGTGAAAGAAGAGTGGCCCAAAATAGGAAACTCTGACCATGTGTTTTGTCAGTTTTGTGAAACATCTCTGGGAAAGCACTTTCCTCTCTAAGTTTTTCAATAAGTTCGTCAACAAAATTATCTTGTCTCAGAACATCATGCTGAAGTGTTTCACTGTAGTTGCACTGATTTATTTCAGTGACAAAACGCCAAACAAACATGTCTGAATGTTCGATAGGAATAGAAACAGAACAACTGTAATCATATGAAGATACAGCTGTGTATTCTTCACGTTTTGTCTGTAGCTGAAGAAATTCTTGTATAAACTTCATTGTGCAGTACTGTAAAACAACGTTTGGATAATGTTCTGCCATAATACATGCAATGGCGTCATACAGTGTTGGGTGGCAGAAAACATACGTTTTGTGTtcaatgtttaaatatgtaccaTTCAGGGACTTTGCACCCTTGATAATCTCTTCTGGCATGTTAGGCATGCTGAGATGAACTAAACAGTTCATATATTCCTCCATGTCAGGGCGTTTCCGTGTTTGTGGATATAGATCTGGCACCTTTAGCTTTCCATCTAACAGAACTGTTAGAACCAAAGCTGCTCCTTGTTCTCGATTATTTCCAGATAGCAGTAATGTACTTAAATTTTTCTTGAAGTAGACAAAGGGATTAGAGAAAAGTTTTTCAGGGTGCCTTTGAAACATCTTGTCCACTAGGAACATCTTACAACAATACGGAAAGCCAATAATGTTTTCAGTTTGATTCACTATTGTCTTAACAAGATCATCTTGCACTGCTACTTCTGCAACCTTACAGTGAGATAACAGCATATCCTTCCTTTCAGTTTCGTTTAGATGAAATGTTGACAAATCAACCACATTTGATTGTTTCATGATCGTGTTTGCATATTCGTCCAGGTATGGTTGAGCCTTCTTGAAAATATAACCACGTGAAGTGAAAATAACTTTCAGATCAGTTTTATTTACGTTCTGTGGTGTCTCTTCAGCTGCTTTCATAAACATAACATCGAGATCTCTCAGAACTTTTATCCACTTGTCAATGTCAAATAATCCACTTCTTCCAAAAAAGTCATCAAATACTAAGATATTTGATGTGTTAGTGTCCACCATATCGACAATATTACAATAGTTGTCAATGGAGTCTATGAAATGGTAGCTGTAGTCTTTCTTTATGTATTCTCGCATCAGCATAAGAGATATAGTTGTTTTACCGCATCCTGGGGCATCAAGAAGTATTAATTGATGTTGATGCTCATCTCCCAAGTAATCTCTAGCATGTTTAAAGCCCTCAGTTTTTATAAATACCTCGTGAGCGTCGTCTATTTTCTTTATCAGATGGTCtataaagaacaaacaaaacaaaaagctaaaaatgatatttaaatattgtcataaaaaaagaaaaaaatgttttatttaacgacgcactcaacacattttatttacggttatatggcgtcagacatatggttaaggaccacacatattttgagaggaaacccgctgtcgcctctacatgggctactctttctgattagcagtaagggatctttaatctgcgcttcccacaggcaggatagcacaaaccatggcctttgttgaaccagtaatGGATcaagtgcaagtggttttacacctacccattgagccttgcgaagcactcactcaggatttggagtcggtat
Proteins encoded in this region:
- the LOC121373125 gene encoding uncharacterized protein LOC121373125, with the protein product MYQSPPRRPTSTPKPTPVKRLTLPTAPVESAMNTAVAAAAKRKAVTPPDDHPAKSKPPAPTIPPPAAEEDVDPWELALGKLKRQFRDYVQGDTTDTKTLRGQKWKPLPDGTHYELHTLRFNDVTGLVSEPVKRKKMAESQGEADDTDNQLVPVEEISERLEDLSLTSADGSHLPELSNSSPIVCVGQTEDIKSSRQRDHLIKKIDDAHEVFIKTEGFKHARDYLGDEHQHQLILLDAPGCGKTTISLMLMREYIKKDYSYHFIDSIDNYCNIVDMVDTNTSNILVFDDFFGRSGLFDIDKWIKVLRDLDVMFMKAAEETPQNVNKTDLKVIFTSRGYIFKKAQPYLDEYANTIMKQSNVVDLSTFHLNETERKDMLLSHCKVAEVAVQDDLVKTIVNQTENIIGFPYCCKMFLVDKMFQRHPEKLFSNPFVYFKKNLSTLLLSGNNREQGAALVLTVLLDGKLKVPDLYPQTRKRPDMEEYMNCLVHLSMPNMPEEIIKGAKSLNGTYLNIEHKTYVFCHPTLYDAIACIMAEHYPNVVLQYCTMKFIQEFLQLQTKREEYTAVSSYDYSCSVSIPIEHSDMFVWRFVTEINQCNYSETLQHDVLRQDNFVDELIEKLREESAFPEMFHKTDKTHGQSFLFWATLLSPPYIVNVIFGHCSFEEDELLEGFLGCAISGNTRSLDVLTENCTSSFVLDRVRSATIGDILQTESNAEKHMHALSVPSERKDQNLSNNPFLGGQNDGLLHQASIHAHCDVVKRFLKLGCPVDARGELGRTPLMYASRLGHEKVADILLKAGADINIMDEERACALHLAARGGHINVAKIFLENGVNINEKGEHDRTPLLYACRYGYPEFVKFCLENGGDTSLKCNTDSCLHLACKSGNLKTVKILLDKGMDINQPGQFRRTPIMYACRHGHLDIVNHMRLKEADLKVVDDRGEDIFHLSVLSGNVDLIKKMLPRDATIESVCDSKHRSPFEKASAKGHYDMLKYFIDNKKELVPVPLCLMSACYNGHMTLIKMLIDMVDDINVKGEKGRTALICACLGGQTETAELLISKQADVHLVDDYDINCWQYACETGRVDLVKLLLKQRFTVNTPCQNGMTSLMCACKRNHKDLFEFLIEYDRNALYTLDKFGLTCLHHSCVGKHDNPQILEMLFDLGMNNVNCIDYGLQTPAMYASRNGLRNLLHSLVEHGADLKLEDKNGQTCLHYACFSKNENIIRYLVGCRVYINCEDNKKTTPLMTACFRGNPIAVDVLLELGADTTKLNIYTEACVHTVCRVGHVQVVEVLVRHDVDMEMKGKYGRTPFMYACQHGKSDVVDYLREVSVDVLAEDENGANSLHLCCMGKDNDCSIPRKLLQFGINVNSRDKNGMTPIMQASSHGNCLLFDFLYSQGANIAFQDRWRNNCYYFALKGGHNELAEKIRHLR